In Primulina huaijiensis isolate GDHJ02 chromosome 4, ASM1229523v2, whole genome shotgun sequence, the DNA window acttataaaaataattagtgAATATgatataacatttttattattttaataattttatgtacaaaatttaaaaatttcataagtGAAGTATATCAATTTCGAAGTTTTCTACCTGACTAGTTTACTCGACTTCTCGATCTGGCGATTATGAATACATGAAAATCTAGGTAAATCCTCCATATATTACAAACACAAAGAATTCTGACAAAAAGAACTTAATAACCTCGAGTTGAAATTACAAAAACAATCACGGAAAACATCGGAACACTAAATCGAAATATCGTTAGAAAATATCACAATAACATAAACGGTTGACCTTGAAACTCCATATCACTAGCAGTTGGCCTCGAAATCTTTAAAATACGGACAGGACAGTAGCCAAATTAAGGAACTCTCGGTTTGTTATCCCAGATTTCTCTGGCCTCTACAAGTTCTGGGCAATATCGTTGTGCCAACACATCAACACGTTCCAAAAATGGCTTGGTACCATAGTTACCGATGTGCATAACCATTTGGTTCCAACGCTTCTGACACAAGTCTCCAGATCTGTGATCAAGAAGAGTATCCCAGTCCACATCTTCCATGCAGCCTGCATCCATGAGATAAAGCTTTTTCAGCATGCGATAGTCGTCAGAGTCAGCCCACAAGCCTTCAGCCACCATAGGTGATGTCAACTGATTATACCACTTTATGCAGCAATTTGCTTGAGCTCGAGTGGATAATTTATCGCTAATTGCTGTCCAAGAGATGTTATCCCGCAGCATCCCATGTTTCGATCTTTTCTCTTCAGAGAGTTTCTGTTGCAGATCGATATTCACCAGATCAAAAAGGTTCTGATACTCTTTCTGTGTCCACTGtcctttattcatgttttgcaGTTTTATTCTACGCCAAGTATCCTTTACATGCCATCTATGTTTGCCAAGTTCATCAGCCAATGCCTTCCACTCGTTACCATTAAGCTCCTGGTACTTCAGAATCATATCATACTCTTCTTGAGTCCATTTTCGGCTCGCGGACCTTCGAAATAAGAGTTGAGCACGATAATAGACAGCACTATATGGCCTATAGGGTATGGCAGCTCCTATCTCTTTCCAACAACCTCTCAACTCAGGGTGCTTTCTACAATTCAAAACCATGTCCAAACCATCTTTACCCAAATCACGATCCTCTATGAAACGATAAACAGCCGCTTTGACAATCTCGTTTTCCT includes these proteins:
- the LOC140974997 gene encoding uncharacterized protein, whose translation is MLAIALLTHWEITGPLRSFFLWNRPLALRASCXEDEHNEGEDVKKHKRRKKKDKTYGNEVEEANKGKNKKAKLVGNNLDDPTPSKSNKKVSFSGQVEVFPLSDDSNTKEIYDEENLLRGKRFTPEENEIVKAAVYRFIEDRDLGKDGLDMVLNCRKHPELRGCWKEIGAAIPYRPYSAVYYRAQLLFRRSASRKWTQEEYDMILKYQELNGNEWKALADELGKHRWHVKDTWRRIKLQNMNKGQWTQKEYQNLFDLVNIDLQQKLSEEKRSKHGMLRDNISWTAISDKLSTRAQANCCIKWYNQLTSPMVAEGLWADSDDYRMLKKLYLMDAGCMEDVDWDTLLDHRSGDLCQKRWNQMVMHIGNYGTKPFLERVDVLAQRYCPELVEAREIWDNKPRVP